From a single Arvicanthis niloticus isolate mArvNil1 chromosome 19, mArvNil1.pat.X, whole genome shotgun sequence genomic region:
- the LOC117723691 gene encoding uncharacterized protein LOC117723691, with product MINQCNDCGKAFTCTNYRCRHISHSGEKPYEYNQCGEAFAQPSRLRNYKRNHTGEKPYECNQCGKAFARPSHLQRHKRIHTGEKPYECNQCGKVFALHNHLQNHKRIHTGEKPYECNQCGKAFSHQSSLQYHKKTHNGEKPYECNQCGKAFLCQSSLQCHKRTHTGEKPYECNQCGKAFAIPSVLQRHKTTHTGEKPYECNQCGKAYSQERALQYHKRTHTGEKPYECSQCDKAFARPTHLQLHKRTHTGEKPYECNQCGKAFARPSHLQRHKSIHTGEKPYECNQCGKTFSQLTTLQYHKRTHTGEKPYECNQCSKAFACHSHLQRHKRTHTGEKPHGCNQCGKAFSQRSTLQYHKRTHTGDKP from the coding sequence ATGATTAATCAGTGTAATGattgtggtaaagctttcacttGTACCAATTATCGTTGCAGGCATATAAGTCATAGTGGGGAAAAACCATATGAATATAATCAATGTGGTGAAGCCTTTGCACAACCCAGTCGTCTCCgaaattataaaagaaaccatactggagagaaaccttatgaatgtaatcaatgtggtaaagcctttgcaagacccagtcatctccaaagacataaaagaatacatactggtgagaaaccttatgaatgtaatcaatgtggtaaagtctttgccCTACACAATCATctccaaaatcataaaagaatacatactggagagaaaccttatgaatgtaatcaatgtggtaaagccttttcacatcagagtagtctccaatatcacaaaaaaacacataatggagagaaaccttatgaatgtaatcaatgtggtaaagcctttttatgtCAGAGTAGTCTCCAGtgtcataaaagaacccatactggagaaaaaccttatgaatgtaatcaatgtggtaaagcttttgcaATACCCAGtgttctccaaagacataaaactacacatactggagagaaaccctatgaatgtaatcaatgtggtaaggCCTATTCACAAGAGAGAGCTCTCCaatatcacaaaagaacacatactggagagaaaccatatgaatgtagtcagtgtgataaagcctttgcaagacccaCTCATCTTCagttacataaaagaacacatactggtgagaaaccttatgaatgtaatcaatgtggtaaagcctttgcaagacccagtcatcttcaaagacataaaagcatacatactggagagaaaccttatgaatgtaatcaatgtggtaaaacatTTTCACAACTGACtactctccaatatcataaaagaacacatactggagagaaaccttatgaatgtaatcaatgtagtaaagcctttgcatgtcacagtcatctacaacgtcataaaagaacacatactggagagaaacctcatggatgtaatcaatgtggtaaagcattttcacAACGGAGTACTctacaatatcataaaagaacacatactggagataAACCTTAG